Proteins co-encoded in one Siphonobacter curvatus genomic window:
- a CDS encoding ribonucleoside-diphosphate reductase subunit alpha: protein MHVIKRDGRRESVKFDKITARIERLCYGLDPAFVQPIEVAMKVVSGIYDGVNTVELDNLAAETAASLTTRHPDYATLAARIAISNLHKNTQKSFSATMKQLYHYIDPKTSENAALISKETYDVVKKHAALLDSTIIYDRDFGYDYFGFKTLEKSYLLKVNGKIAERPQHMLMRVAIGIHGNDIESAIETYNLLSERWFTHATPTLFNAGTPKPQLSSCFLLTMQDDSINGIYDTLKQCALISQSAGGIGLSIHNIRATGSYIKGTNGTSNGIVPMLRVFNDTARYVDQGGGKRKGSFAMYIEPWHADIFDFLQLKKNHGKEELRARDLFFALWVPDLFMKRVKENDVWSLMCPHECPGLSDVYGDEFEALYEKYEREGKARRTVKAQDLWFEIMESQIETGTPYMLFKDHANRKSNQKNLGTIKSSNLCTEIIEYTAADEVAVCNLASLALPKFVEKGEDGFLRFNHEKLYEITKVATRNLNKIIDINYYPVPEAERSNKRHRPIGLGVQGLADTFVQLRMPFESEEARQLNKDIFETIYFGAMEASMEEAQKYGAYETWAGSPISQGIFQFDMWGVKPTSNRWDWESLREKVKTHGVRNSLLVAPMPTASTSQILGNNECFEPFTSNIYVRRVLSGEFVVVNKYLLRDLVKMGLWNETMKNKLIAANGSVQNIPEIPANLKELYKTVWEIKQKTIIDMSADRGAFICQSQSLNIHMTDANFGKITSMHFHAWERGLKTGMYYLRTKAAADAIKFTVETQAQVAIQPSTATVHEKAMNYLATPEAQAALATKEVEPVKWSEEDAKAAIACSLDDPEGCEMCGS, encoded by the coding sequence ATGCACGTTATCAAAAGAGATGGCCGACGCGAATCGGTGAAGTTTGACAAAATTACTGCCCGGATCGAACGCCTGTGTTACGGCTTAGATCCCGCCTTTGTTCAGCCCATCGAGGTAGCCATGAAGGTCGTATCCGGTATTTACGACGGCGTAAATACGGTAGAGCTTGACAACCTGGCCGCTGAGACAGCCGCCTCCCTTACTACGCGTCACCCCGACTACGCGACACTGGCGGCTCGCATCGCTATTTCTAACCTGCATAAGAACACGCAGAAGTCGTTTTCGGCGACGATGAAGCAGCTGTATCATTACATCGATCCTAAAACGAGCGAAAATGCTGCGTTGATTTCTAAGGAAACGTACGATGTAGTGAAGAAGCATGCGGCCTTGCTTGATTCTACCATCATTTACGATCGTGATTTCGGTTATGATTACTTCGGTTTCAAGACACTTGAGAAGTCGTACTTACTGAAAGTCAACGGTAAAATTGCTGAGCGTCCGCAACATATGCTGATGCGGGTAGCTATTGGCATTCACGGAAATGACATTGAATCGGCGATCGAAACGTATAACCTGTTGTCTGAACGCTGGTTTACGCACGCGACGCCCACGCTTTTCAACGCTGGTACGCCAAAACCCCAGTTATCTTCCTGCTTCCTGCTGACCATGCAGGATGACAGCATCAATGGAATTTACGACACGCTGAAGCAATGTGCCCTGATTTCACAATCAGCTGGTGGCATTGGTTTGAGCATTCATAACATCCGGGCAACGGGTAGCTACATCAAGGGTACGAATGGAACTTCGAACGGTATCGTACCGATGCTTCGGGTATTCAACGATACGGCTCGTTACGTCGATCAGGGAGGTGGAAAACGGAAAGGTTCTTTCGCCATGTACATTGAGCCCTGGCATGCCGACATCTTCGACTTCTTACAACTGAAGAAAAATCACGGTAAAGAAGAACTTCGGGCCCGCGATTTATTCTTCGCTCTCTGGGTACCTGATTTATTCATGAAGCGGGTGAAGGAAAATGACGTCTGGTCATTGATGTGCCCCCACGAATGCCCTGGTTTGTCGGATGTATACGGTGATGAATTTGAAGCTCTCTACGAAAAATACGAACGCGAAGGCAAAGCCCGTCGCACGGTAAAAGCTCAGGATCTTTGGTTTGAGATCATGGAATCTCAGATTGAGACGGGTACGCCCTACATGCTCTTCAAAGATCATGCGAACCGCAAGTCGAACCAGAAAAACCTGGGTACGATCAAGTCTTCAAACCTCTGTACAGAAATCATCGAGTACACGGCAGCGGACGAAGTAGCGGTATGTAACCTGGCTTCGCTGGCCCTGCCCAAATTTGTGGAAAAAGGTGAGGATGGATTCCTGCGTTTCAACCACGAAAAACTGTATGAGATTACGAAAGTTGCTACGCGTAACCTCAACAAAATCATCGACATCAACTATTATCCCGTACCCGAAGCCGAGCGTTCGAACAAACGTCACCGTCCGATTGGTTTAGGCGTACAGGGTCTGGCGGATACCTTCGTACAACTGCGTATGCCGTTTGAAAGCGAAGAAGCCCGTCAGCTTAATAAAGATATTTTCGAGACCATCTACTTTGGAGCCATGGAGGCTTCGATGGAAGAGGCTCAGAAATACGGTGCGTACGAAACTTGGGCGGGTAGCCCCATTTCACAAGGTATCTTCCAGTTCGATATGTGGGGTGTGAAGCCTACATCCAATCGTTGGGACTGGGAATCGCTGCGTGAAAAAGTAAAAACGCACGGTGTTCGTAACTCCCTGCTGGTTGCTCCGATGCCTACGGCTTCGACCAGCCAGATTCTGGGTAATAACGAATGTTTCGAACCGTTTACGTCAAACATCTACGTACGTCGCGTACTTTCCGGCGAATTCGTAGTCGTGAACAAGTACTTGTTGCGTGACCTTGTGAAAATGGGCTTGTGGAACGAAACGATGAAAAATAAACTCATCGCGGCGAACGGTTCCGTACAGAATATTCCTGAAATCCCAGCGAACCTGAAAGAACTCTACAAGACGGTTTGGGAAATCAAGCAGAAAACCATCATTGACATGTCAGCCGACCGGGGAGCATTCATTTGCCAGAGCCAGTCGCTGAACATCCACATGACGGATGCCAACTTCGGTAAAATCACGTCCATGCACTTCCATGCCTGGGAACGGGGACTGAAAACGGGTATGTACTACCTGCGTACCAAAGCCGCTGCCGATGCCATTAAGTTTACGGTGGAAACGCAGGCTCAGGTCGCGATTCAGCCCAGCACGGCAACCGTTCACGAAAAAGCCATGAACTACCTGGCCACGCCAGAAGCTCAGGCCGCTCTAGCTACGAAAGAAGTAGAGCCCGTGAAATGGTCCGAAGAAGACGCGAAGGCAGCGATTGCCTGCTCGCTGGACGATCCGGAGGGATGTGAGATGTGTGGATCGTAA
- a CDS encoding type B 50S ribosomal protein L31, with translation MAKADIHPEYREVVFWDLSSDYKFLTRSTSTTKDTVEFEGKTYPVVKVEVSSQSHPFYTGKNVLLDTAGRVDKFNKRYGKK, from the coding sequence ATGGCTAAAGCAGATATTCATCCTGAGTACCGCGAGGTGGTATTTTGGGATCTTTCAAGCGACTACAAATTCCTGACCCGCTCTACGTCTACGACGAAAGACACGGTTGAATTCGAAGGCAAAACGTATCCTGTAGTGAAAGTCGAGGTTTCTTCACAATCTCACCCTTTCTACACCGGTAAGAACGTACTGCTCGATACGGCTGGTCGCGTTGATAAATTCAACAAACGTTACGGTAAGAAATAG
- a CDS encoding SdiA-regulated domain-containing protein produces the protein MHSTLNKTAPLLGCLLAFSLFSACQSPKKEKKTKETVAVQAHTLKPLDYDLQHPVKVSSLPPVLKEISGITYVKPGQLAAINDEQGDLFLINYQTGKMTEQRIWGNAGDYEDIVYHEGKFYVLRSDGQLFIFTLNQTYLPGGVISGESKSIKTFNLQLPGQNEVEGLTFDSKTGWFFVAAKETKNAKNERYVYFYDQQKNASWKGIVLRKKSFEEVGLTGKDTEFKPSAIATHPQTKEVYILASVGHKLLVLDRKGGNFVAIEKLDPKVFEQPEGICFAPDGTLFLSSEGKKGPGKIWQFKPRTE, from the coding sequence ATGCATTCAACTTTGAACAAAACGGCACCTCTGCTGGGCTGCCTACTGGCTTTTAGCTTATTCTCCGCCTGCCAGTCACCCAAGAAAGAAAAGAAGACAAAGGAAACTGTCGCCGTACAGGCCCATACGCTCAAACCGCTGGACTATGACTTGCAGCATCCCGTCAAAGTCTCCAGTCTTCCTCCGGTTTTAAAGGAGATTTCGGGTATTACGTATGTGAAACCAGGTCAGCTGGCGGCCATTAATGACGAACAGGGCGATCTCTTTTTAATTAATTACCAAACCGGAAAAATGACCGAACAGCGGATTTGGGGCAATGCTGGCGACTACGAAGATATTGTTTACCACGAAGGCAAATTCTACGTTCTACGAAGCGACGGGCAGCTTTTCATTTTTACGCTCAATCAAACGTATTTACCCGGCGGCGTCATTAGCGGTGAATCCAAGAGCATTAAAACGTTTAATCTTCAATTGCCCGGTCAGAACGAAGTGGAAGGCCTGACGTTTGATAGCAAAACGGGGTGGTTTTTTGTGGCGGCCAAAGAAACCAAGAACGCCAAAAATGAGCGATACGTGTATTTCTACGATCAGCAGAAAAATGCTTCCTGGAAAGGAATTGTCTTACGGAAGAAGAGTTTTGAAGAAGTTGGTTTGACGGGGAAAGATACCGAGTTTAAGCCTTCGGCCATTGCGACGCACCCCCAAACCAAGGAAGTGTACATTCTCGCTTCGGTCGGCCATAAATTACTGGTACTCGACCGGAAAGGCGGCAATTTTGTAGCCATCGAAAAACTGGACCCCAAAGTATTCGAACAGCCCGAAGGCATTTGTTTTGCCCCGGATGGTACCCTCTTCCTTTCGAGCGAGGGAAAGAAAGGGCCCGGAAAAATCTGGCAGTTTAAGCCCAGAACGGAATAA
- a CDS encoding SelT/SelW/SelH family protein — MKPILTIEYCPRCGWLLRSAWLAQELLTTFWEELGEVGLRPAEVSGTFKIYLNGQEIFDRKQAGGFPEIKTLKQQVRDLIAPAKSLGHSDRKTE; from the coding sequence ATGAAACCCATTCTTACAATTGAATACTGCCCTCGCTGTGGCTGGTTACTGCGATCGGCCTGGCTAGCTCAGGAATTATTGACGACGTTTTGGGAAGAGCTGGGAGAAGTTGGCTTGCGTCCAGCTGAAGTTTCCGGTACTTTCAAAATCTACCTGAACGGGCAGGAAATTTTTGACCGGAAACAAGCCGGTGGTTTTCCCGAAATCAAAACCTTGAAACAACAGGTACGAGATTTAATTGCTCCGGCAAAATCCCTCGGTCATTCCGACCGAAAAACGGAATAG
- a CDS encoding YraN family protein, with protein sequence MPTHLQTGQRGEVLAARFLEQKGYEIVARNYRAGRAEVDLMYVANSGWSLWR encoded by the coding sequence GTGCCAACGCATCTACAGACTGGACAACGGGGGGAAGTTCTGGCCGCTCGCTTCTTGGAGCAGAAAGGGTACGAAATCGTCGCTCGTAATTACCGGGCCGGGCGGGCGGAGGTTGATCTCATGTACGTCGCGAACAGTGGATGGTCTTTATGGAGGTGA
- a CDS encoding YraN family protein, whose protein sequence is MEVKTRTNLKFGFPEAFVSARKETLLRQAADQYVYETNWRGAIRFDVVAVVVTWKSEELVHFEDVW, encoded by the coding sequence ATGGAGGTGAAAACTCGTACCAATCTGAAGTTTGGTTTTCCGGAAGCCTTTGTATCCGCCCGAAAAGAAACGTTGCTACGCCAGGCCGCCGATCAGTATGTCTATGAAACCAATTGGCGGGGGGCCATCCGCTTTGATGTAGTCGCGGTAGTCGTGACGTGGAAATCAGAAGAGCTGGTACATTTTGAAGACGTCTGGTAA
- a CDS encoding alpha-L-fucosidase, with product MKKVLLSALLSVCSCFAMAQKTYEANWASIDSRPVPNWFEDAKFGIFIHWGLFSVPSYAPTARDGMGVYDQYSEWYWQKWQDAKSKTSPLFQKFHNRVYGTDTKYQDFVKDFKAEFFKPDEWAKVFEQAGAKYVVLTSKHHEGFTLWPSAQAWNWNAVDVGPHRDLLGDLTSAVKEKGLHMGYYYSLYEWYNPLYKQSVNRYVDEHMIPQLKDLVTRYKPDVVWTDGEWDHSSEVWKSTEFLAWLYNESPVKETVVVNDRWGKETRSKHGGIYTTEYDLVHSGNADNTKFTHPWEECRGIGGSFGYNRAEILEDYATSAALVHILIEKVARGGNLLLNVGPTADGRIPVIMQQRLKDMGDWLKVNKDAIYGTRAWEKAPAFKKGTKLFFTQKGKDLYVLTTEWMDNLSVDGITKPQSVSLLGFKGAVKTSMKGNQLTIAAPNVTPATIPCQHAWVYKLEGAGR from the coding sequence ATGAAAAAAGTACTGCTTTCCGCTTTGCTGAGCGTTTGTTCCTGTTTTGCTATGGCTCAGAAGACCTACGAAGCTAACTGGGCCTCCATCGATTCACGGCCCGTTCCGAATTGGTTTGAAGACGCCAAGTTTGGCATTTTTATTCACTGGGGACTATTTTCCGTACCCTCCTACGCTCCTACCGCCCGCGATGGCATGGGCGTCTACGATCAATATTCAGAATGGTACTGGCAAAAGTGGCAGGATGCCAAAAGCAAAACTTCACCGCTATTTCAGAAATTTCATAACCGTGTCTATGGAACAGACACCAAGTATCAGGATTTTGTCAAAGACTTTAAAGCCGAATTTTTCAAGCCGGACGAATGGGCAAAGGTTTTTGAACAGGCTGGTGCGAAATATGTCGTACTGACGTCGAAACACCACGAAGGTTTTACGCTCTGGCCCAGTGCTCAGGCCTGGAACTGGAACGCCGTAGACGTAGGTCCACACCGCGACTTACTGGGAGATCTGACGTCTGCCGTCAAGGAGAAAGGCTTGCACATGGGCTATTATTACTCTCTATACGAGTGGTACAATCCGCTGTACAAACAAAGCGTGAACCGTTACGTAGACGAGCACATGATACCCCAGCTGAAAGACTTGGTAACCCGGTACAAACCCGACGTCGTATGGACGGATGGCGAATGGGACCATTCCTCGGAAGTATGGAAGAGTACAGAGTTTCTGGCCTGGCTGTACAACGAGTCACCGGTGAAAGAAACTGTGGTGGTCAATGATCGCTGGGGTAAGGAAACCCGTTCGAAGCACGGCGGCATTTACACAACCGAATACGATTTAGTACACTCGGGGAACGCCGATAATACGAAATTTACGCATCCCTGGGAAGAATGCCGGGGAATTGGCGGTTCGTTTGGCTACAATCGGGCCGAGATTCTGGAAGATTACGCTACATCAGCGGCGTTGGTACACATTCTGATCGAGAAAGTGGCTCGCGGCGGCAATCTGTTACTGAATGTCGGACCCACCGCGGATGGCCGTATTCCCGTCATTATGCAGCAACGGCTGAAAGACATGGGCGATTGGCTTAAGGTCAATAAAGATGCCATCTACGGTACGCGGGCCTGGGAAAAAGCTCCCGCTTTCAAGAAAGGTACCAAACTGTTTTTCACGCAGAAAGGAAAAGACCTGTACGTATTAACGACGGAATGGATGGATAACCTTTCGGTCGATGGCATCACTAAACCACAAAGCGTTTCCCTGCTGGGCTTTAAAGGAGCGGTGAAAACGAGTATGAAGGGAAACCAACTGACAATAGCGGCTCCGAACGTTACGCCCGCCACAATACCCTGCCAGCACGCCTGGGTATACAAGCTCGAAGGAGCGGGTCGATAG
- a CDS encoding phosphatase PAP2 family protein, producing MLFRLIRQNYSFFLPYVLLLIVVGSMLSQLDRTVLMRWINGVNHPFWDVFFYYLTDLADGAVGFGIVIGLVFVRYRWALAGVLSLLIAGLFTQLLKHSFFEGELRPSAFYKNSGWVFHTVDGLNLHSVNSFPSGHSTSVFALFCLLTLLVSNKHWGWLFLFLAVLGAYSRVYLFQHFVADIYVGSIIGTVSTLLVFTGLETYWQQHPKKWLDKRLELRRRVA from the coding sequence ATGCTTTTTCGATTGATCCGACAGAATTATTCTTTCTTCCTGCCGTATGTTTTATTACTTATCGTTGTCGGCAGTATGCTTTCTCAGCTGGATCGGACGGTACTGATGCGGTGGATTAATGGCGTCAATCATCCCTTCTGGGATGTGTTCTTTTATTACCTGACCGATCTCGCGGACGGAGCCGTGGGTTTTGGCATTGTCATTGGACTAGTATTTGTTCGGTACCGCTGGGCTCTGGCTGGTGTACTATCCTTACTCATTGCTGGCCTGTTTACGCAGCTGTTGAAACACAGTTTTTTCGAGGGAGAATTACGGCCCAGTGCCTTTTACAAAAATTCAGGCTGGGTTTTTCATACCGTCGACGGACTCAACTTACACAGCGTTAATAGCTTTCCATCCGGCCACTCAACGTCCGTTTTTGCCTTGTTTTGTCTGCTTACGTTACTGGTAAGCAACAAACACTGGGGCTGGCTATTTCTGTTTCTGGCCGTTCTGGGGGCTTATTCCCGCGTGTATCTATTCCAGCATTTCGTCGCGGATATTTACGTAGGTTCGATTATTGGTACGGTATCTACACTGCTGGTATTTACAGGACTAGAAACCTACTGGCAGCAGCATCCCAAAAAGTGGTTGGATAAACGTCTGGAATTGAGACGAAGGGTCGCCTAA
- a CDS encoding N-acetylmuramoyl-L-alanine amidase family protein, whose amino-acid sequence MREKSPLKCVNVWPVLGLVLILFSFQENTVSERPPVANPNAEAIRTVVIDAGHGGKDPGAIGKNGTREKNVVLPIALAVGEKIKEHYPNVKVVFTRKTDVFVELHERGAVSNRNKADLFMSIHANALPATRRDFYGTETYVMGLHKSEANLAVAKRENAVIFQEKNYEKKYEGFDPNSPLGQIMLENYQNAYLANSVNFASKVERAFKRADRISRGVKQAGLLVLWTTATPSVLIETGYLSNPTEEAFLASDAGQDKLAEAIFRAFEQYKNEMDN is encoded by the coding sequence ATGCGTGAAAAAAGCCCGTTAAAGTGTGTTAATGTATGGCCCGTACTAGGGCTGGTTTTGATTTTATTCAGTTTTCAGGAGAATACAGTGTCCGAAAGGCCTCCCGTTGCGAACCCCAACGCAGAGGCGATTCGTACTGTTGTCATTGATGCTGGCCACGGTGGAAAAGACCCCGGAGCAATTGGTAAAAATGGTACCCGAGAAAAAAATGTAGTTCTGCCGATTGCTTTGGCCGTTGGAGAAAAAATCAAAGAACATTATCCCAACGTCAAGGTCGTTTTTACCCGTAAAACGGACGTATTTGTCGAATTACACGAACGTGGAGCCGTTTCCAATCGGAATAAAGCGGACCTGTTTATGTCGATTCACGCCAATGCTCTGCCTGCGACTCGCCGGGATTTCTATGGTACGGAAACGTACGTGATGGGGTTACACAAATCGGAGGCAAACCTGGCAGTAGCGAAACGTGAAAACGCCGTAATTTTCCAGGAAAAGAACTACGAGAAGAAGTACGAAGGGTTCGATCCCAATTCACCACTAGGGCAAATCATGCTGGAAAATTACCAGAATGCGTATCTGGCGAACAGCGTGAATTTTGCTTCGAAAGTAGAACGAGCCTTTAAGCGAGCGGACCGCATCAGTCGTGGCGTAAAACAAGCCGGACTGCTGGTACTCTGGACTACCGCCACGCCTTCTGTACTGATTGAAACGGGTTACCTATCTAATCCGACCGAAGAGGCTTTCCTAGCCAGTGACGCCGGACAGGATAAACTCGCCGAAGCCATTTTCCGGGCCTTCGAGCAGTATAAAAATGAAATGGATAATTAG
- a CDS encoding putative LPS assembly protein LptD, whose amino-acid sequence MALPFGRVQRPVQPDSLKPLAPADSIRLSKADSLQNESDLKSQVEYFARDSTIMTTDEKVVELYGDAKVDYEDIHLKADYIKLNWETNEVYAIGRKDSTGKVIGEPVFEQGADVYNTSEIRYNFKTRRAAIKTIVTKQGEGNVRGKIVKKDSSNNFFLRGAFYTTCDLLHPHYGIQAPKIKLVQGKGDNRQVIAGPFNLVIAGIQLPLGLPFGFFPFSEKRKSGFILGNYGEEPQNRGFYLRDFGYYWAVNDYLGLRFTGQLYSRGGWGAGSQGNYIKKYRYSGSFSLIYNHNRSGDEIGPNRTISNDFSVQWSHTPQTLGRPYSFSASVNVASSNYLNNNEQNLTSPTGGLGRYQQNVFGSSVQYSHNFGQYIQTSANVRINQNVTTKALTIGGGVTAAVTQFQPLRRKKAVTPAWYESFRLGANLSSTVDISNNIQPQVVSNSGFAGEFRIANYIPDTLNIRTTSTPENAQTRVLSGNIPFNLENLPTILKNSQVTTTFSIPISLPNFKIARNINVTPGVSLQGNLYTKQYSYRYIKPGSLLESVRPGFVSDSGGVVVDTISRLSPAYAYSTSLGINTRVYGTYYFKKLGRLEAIRHTFAPSISLSYTPDLSSKFYQRVQINERGDQRLLSKFSGYSGSIGAAASASFSLTNQLEMKVRAKSDTAKEAFQKINIFDNFGLSGSYNFLADSFNLSNLSLVANTVILKKYNINFASTFDPYDVVQDDYLLSGRRVNRLKVASGKGLASLQSMTIGFSTGFKGGQKKKQGQQQQPKEKPEGVSDAEMRFIQSNPQLYIDWDVPWNVNLSYNFSYTKYGLGRAQTFQTLSMNGDIKLTEKWAMTFTTGWDFVLNAPSLTNIGLTRNLHCWEASFNWTPIAQNLRGGNYNFELRVRSAMLKDLKLSRRRSFYDQGGF is encoded by the coding sequence ATGGCTCTTCCCTTTGGCCGGGTCCAACGCCCCGTACAACCCGATTCACTAAAGCCGCTCGCTCCGGCTGATTCCATCCGTCTTTCCAAAGCCGATTCCCTACAAAATGAGAGTGATTTGAAATCTCAGGTGGAGTATTTCGCCAGGGATTCAACGATTATGACTACCGACGAGAAAGTGGTAGAATTGTACGGAGATGCCAAGGTGGATTACGAAGATATTCACCTGAAAGCCGATTACATCAAGCTGAATTGGGAAACCAACGAGGTATACGCCATTGGTCGGAAAGATTCGACCGGTAAAGTCATTGGTGAACCCGTTTTCGAGCAGGGGGCTGATGTGTACAATACTAGCGAAATCCGCTATAACTTCAAGACACGGCGGGCGGCCATTAAAACCATCGTCACCAAGCAGGGCGAGGGCAACGTACGGGGAAAAATCGTGAAGAAAGACAGTTCGAATAACTTCTTTTTACGCGGAGCCTTCTATACGACTTGCGACTTACTACACCCGCACTACGGCATTCAGGCCCCGAAAATCAAACTCGTACAGGGCAAAGGCGATAATAGGCAGGTCATTGCCGGACCTTTTAATCTGGTCATTGCCGGTATCCAATTGCCGCTGGGACTTCCATTTGGGTTCTTCCCTTTTTCGGAGAAGCGAAAATCCGGATTTATCCTAGGTAACTACGGTGAGGAACCACAAAACCGGGGTTTTTATCTGCGGGATTTTGGCTATTACTGGGCTGTAAACGATTACCTGGGCTTACGATTTACGGGACAGCTTTACTCCAGAGGGGGTTGGGGAGCTGGTTCGCAGGGGAATTACATTAAAAAATACCGGTACAGTGGCAGTTTTAGTCTGATCTATAACCACAATAGATCCGGGGATGAAATTGGGCCGAACCGTACCATTTCGAATGACTTCAGTGTGCAGTGGTCGCATACGCCCCAGACGCTGGGTCGTCCGTACAGTTTCTCAGCTTCGGTAAACGTTGCCAGTAGTAACTACCTCAACAACAACGAGCAAAACCTGACGAGTCCGACGGGTGGTCTGGGCCGGTACCAACAGAACGTGTTTGGTTCGTCGGTACAGTATTCGCATAACTTCGGTCAGTACATTCAAACCAGTGCCAACGTACGTATTAACCAGAACGTAACGACCAAGGCCTTGACCATTGGGGGGGGAGTAACGGCAGCCGTAACGCAGTTTCAGCCGCTGCGTCGGAAGAAAGCCGTAACGCCCGCCTGGTATGAGTCCTTCCGTTTGGGAGCTAACCTGTCGAGTACGGTAGATATTAGCAACAACATTCAGCCTCAGGTAGTTAGTAACAGTGGTTTTGCCGGTGAATTTCGGATTGCCAACTATATCCCTGACACGTTGAATATCCGTACGACTTCAACGCCTGAGAACGCTCAGACGCGGGTACTCTCCGGAAATATTCCGTTTAACCTCGAGAACCTACCGACCATTTTAAAGAATAGTCAGGTTACTACTACCTTTTCGATTCCCATTTCCTTACCTAACTTTAAAATTGCCCGTAACATCAACGTAACCCCGGGCGTAAGTTTACAGGGAAACCTCTATACGAAACAATATTCTTATCGTTACATAAAACCCGGATCACTCTTGGAGTCTGTACGTCCCGGTTTTGTATCGGATAGTGGTGGAGTTGTGGTTGATACCATCAGCCGTCTGTCTCCGGCCTACGCCTACTCTACTTCTTTAGGCATTAATACGCGGGTATACGGAACGTATTACTTTAAAAAACTGGGTCGTCTGGAAGCGATTCGGCATACGTTTGCTCCCTCGATCAGCTTAAGTTACACACCGGATTTATCGAGTAAGTTTTACCAGCGAGTACAGATTAACGAACGAGGTGATCAACGCCTGCTTTCTAAATTTTCGGGTTACAGTGGAAGCATTGGGGCGGCGGCTTCGGCCAGTTTCAGTTTAACCAACCAGCTGGAAATGAAAGTCAGGGCCAAGTCCGATACGGCAAAGGAGGCCTTTCAGAAGATTAATATCTTCGACAACTTCGGACTTTCGGGCAGTTACAACTTCCTAGCCGACTCCTTCAATCTGTCGAACTTATCGTTGGTAGCCAATACGGTCATTTTGAAGAAGTATAACATCAACTTTGCCTCTACCTTTGACCCCTATGATGTCGTTCAGGATGATTATTTGCTCAGTGGCCGAAGAGTAAACCGTCTGAAAGTAGCTTCCGGTAAAGGCTTAGCCAGTCTGCAAAGCATGACGATTGGGTTTAGTACGGGCTTTAAGGGCGGTCAGAAGAAAAAGCAGGGACAGCAGCAACAGCCCAAGGAAAAACCCGAAGGCGTAAGTGATGCCGAAATGCGGTTTATTCAATCGAATCCGCAGTTGTACATCGACTGGGATGTCCCCTGGAATGTGAACTTGAGCTATAACTTCAGCTATACGAAGTACGGCCTGGGCCGGGCCCAAACGTTCCAGACGTTAAGTATGAACGGCGATATCAAGCTAACGGAGAAATGGGCCATGACCTTTACTACGGGCTGGGACTTTGTACTGAATGCTCCTTCGCTGACGAACATTGGTCTGACGCGTAACCTTCACTGCTGGGAGGCTTCGTTCAACTGGACGCCGATTGCTCAAAATCTCCGGGGCGGGAACTACAATTTTGAATTACGCGTTCGATCTGCTATGTTGAAAGACCTGAAACTCTCCCGCCGTCGTAGCTTCTACGATCAGGGTGGTTTCTAG